A stretch of DNA from bacterium:
CTGTACAAGCACAGGTAAATTAATGAGTTAACCCCACTCTCTGTGGGCTGCAATCCAGCCTGTAAACCGGCAGGTTGACGGGAAGGGAGGAGTTTGCCCTTGGTCCCCCAATATTTTCACGGTAAAGGAACTTGCCCTGAATGGGGTCCCCTGTTGTCCTGGCTCTTATGCACTGGTCAGTCTGCACCGGCCCTCAAACGTAGATGAGCCTGATATTGCTGGCCAGCATCATGAAGACCCTGCTGGAGATCAGCCAATCCCTTTTAGTCATTTTCCCAATCCATCCCCGAACTCAGCACAGGCTGCAGGGCCTGGGTATTAGGACAGGTAGAAAAGGTTCGGTGCCTCCACTGTGGGATGGCAAGGCGAGTGAGCGCATTGCCGCCATTGTCGAGCAATGGGCATGATGACATTTTCGTGGGTTGGGCAGGAAACTCCCTTATTCCATAATTTCTTTTATTGGCAATATTTGCTTGCTATGACGAATCGTAAGAATAGATATTCGGTCCTTTTCAAGACGATAAATGATACGGTAATTGCCGTAAATTAACTCTCTAATTTGGCTGTTTCTAATTTCCGGAACAATCCTACCAATTTCAGGAGAGGATTTTAGCTGCTCAACTTTTGAAAATACTGTGTTAATCCATTTTTCTGCTGCTGACGGTTTGTCTTGGGCAATATAGTCTGCAACTTCCGAAGCCCTATCGATAGCCAGCGGGGACCAGACTATTTTCATTTTGGGACTCGCTTCAAAACTTTTTCTTTTGCCTCCTCATGGTCTATGCCTTCCCCATTTTCGAGCTGATTGAGCGATATCTGAACATCTGTCAGAAGCTCAAGTTTTTCTCGCATCTTTTCATATTCATGTACATCTAAAAGAACAGCAACGCCTTTTCCATGCTGAGTAATTACCACAGGCCTTTTTGTATCGTGGACTTGCTTTATGCAGTTTGCGATACTTGTCCTTACCTCAGACAAGGGTTTAATATCTTGATCAATTTTTAGCCTTTGCATTGTGCACCTCATTCAGGTTCTCATTAATTTTTATACAACTTTTGTACATTATAGCGTACAGAATATGGTGCATGCAAGAATTTTTTCAAGTAAGCCATAACACCAGCATCAAAAATGTCAATGGCCGAGCCTGGATCAGCTCTTCGCCAAATCGAGTTCGGCATCTGTCACAAAGATCATCTCCTTTTTTCATCGGTAGCCTTGCGGATGGACTTCAGAAGTCTTGCCGGAGAGCGATCTTCGGCCATCGTCTTATTAATTTCTAACACTCTTCTTATAAAAGCCCAACATTCATCTGGAATAATAATTAAGGTAACCAACAATGGAGGTAGGAATACTATGGCTATCCCCCTGAGAAGAGAGAGTGAAGACAGTGAAATTGGTGCTCCCTATGGTCTAACGAGGATTCTGAACATCTTGCAGATAAACCGCAGGTCATCGCAGGCATTTGCAGAATCTCTCCCCTTTTCACTCAACGATACTACCGCAGGCTCAGAGAACGAGCTACAGGCCGTGGTCATGGGGAAGAAGGATGATGTCGATCTTCCCATATCCATCCTTGGC
This window harbors:
- a CDS encoding type II toxin-antitoxin system RelE/ParE family toxin, which produces MKIVWSPLAIDRASEVADYIAQDKPSAAEKWINTVFSKVEQLKSSPEIGRIVPEIRNSQIRELIYGNYRIIYRLEKDRISILTIRHSKQILPIKEIME
- a CDS encoding type II toxin-antitoxin system Phd/YefM family antitoxin, producing the protein MQRLKIDQDIKPLSEVRTSIANCIKQVHDTKRPVVITQHGKGVAVLLDVHEYEKMREKLELLTDVQISLNQLENGEGIDHEEAKEKVLKRVPK